One window from the genome of Echinicola vietnamensis DSM 17526 encodes:
- a CDS encoding LTA synthase family protein, translated as MVFPKLSYVLLKIVFSVLILLAIGLVFYFSETLVPLGADVYTYSYDDIKETVMAAGMFNLYTIIGLIVALAVIYGVFSLGKFISIKEKNAIIIPCVAFAILVVLMIVPLNTSKGLTGLSQFLAENKSYFLYQESYDYFATSENIYFDFYLATTNNDSHLFQKEYVDTQYPFLHKNNYPDVLGDFFEPFDGAPNLVFVIVEGLGKAYSGPDAYLGSWTPFLDSLGKQSLYWKNSLSSTGRTFGVLPGLFGGLPFGEHGFMEANPYPKHRTMLSVLKDNDYQINYFIGSDKHFDNADVFMNYQGVDLIVDIDDFDKDFKKSPAEANGFSWGYADKENFQNGLRKIPATEKPQVNIFQTMSSHSPFVIPEQDYYNQKVTEFLESKEYGHPTIKLRNYQKELASILYVDDAIKDFFNAFKKREDFDNTIFIITGDHRLPEIPMSTLIDRFHVPLMIYSPKLKKAKNMAALTTHFEVPTSLVAFLEKQYGLETPKDVAWRGYVLDTAQSFQSNIKHALMRNKYQFRDYFNGEYFISDDAAYIISDNLNIDPINDPSVLKRLESEFQQYKNEDSYVMKNNAIIP; from the coding sequence ATGGTTTTCCCGAAGCTTTCCTATGTTCTGTTAAAAATTGTCTTTAGCGTTTTAATCCTACTGGCCATTGGCCTGGTCTTCTACTTTTCCGAAACATTGGTTCCCTTGGGTGCAGATGTTTACACGTATTCCTATGATGATATAAAAGAAACCGTCATGGCTGCGGGCATGTTCAACTTATACACCATCATTGGGTTAATCGTGGCTTTGGCCGTTATTTATGGGGTGTTTAGTTTAGGGAAATTTATAAGCATAAAAGAAAAAAACGCCATTATCATTCCTTGCGTCGCTTTCGCTATTTTGGTGGTGCTAATGATCGTGCCCCTTAACACCTCAAAAGGACTAACGGGGCTTTCCCAGTTTCTGGCCGAAAACAAGTCCTATTTTCTTTACCAAGAATCCTATGACTATTTTGCCACTTCCGAAAACATATACTTTGATTTTTATCTTGCCACTACCAACAATGACAGTCACCTTTTCCAAAAAGAATATGTAGATACGCAATACCCTTTTTTACATAAGAACAATTATCCTGATGTCCTGGGAGACTTTTTCGAACCATTTGATGGTGCACCGAATTTAGTTTTTGTGATCGTTGAGGGGCTTGGAAAAGCTTATTCTGGCCCCGATGCTTATTTGGGAAGCTGGACACCGTTTTTGGATTCCCTTGGAAAGCAGAGCCTATATTGGAAAAACAGCCTCTCCAGCACCGGCCGTACTTTTGGTGTATTGCCCGGATTATTTGGCGGGTTACCTTTTGGTGAACATGGGTTTATGGAGGCAAACCCTTACCCAAAACATCGCACCATGCTTTCAGTACTGAAGGACAATGATTATCAAATCAATTACTTCATTGGCTCTGATAAGCACTTTGACAATGCTGATGTGTTCATGAACTATCAAGGAGTAGACCTGATTGTAGATATAGATGATTTTGATAAAGACTTCAAAAAGTCACCCGCGGAAGCCAACGGTTTTTCCTGGGGATACGCAGACAAAGAGAATTTTCAAAATGGATTGCGTAAAATTCCTGCCACCGAAAAACCTCAAGTAAACATTTTCCAAACCATGTCTTCGCATTCTCCCTTTGTCATTCCCGAACAAGATTACTATAACCAAAAAGTAACGGAATTTCTGGAGAGCAAAGAATATGGCCATCCGACCATCAAGCTTCGCAACTACCAGAAGGAACTTGCCAGTATCCTGTATGTGGATGATGCCATCAAGGACTTTTTCAACGCTTTCAAAAAGCGGGAGGATTTTGACAATACGATCTTTATCATTACGGGAGATCATCGCTTACCAGAAATCCCTATGTCAACGCTGATAGATCGGTTTCATGTCCCACTTATGATCTATTCTCCAAAACTCAAAAAGGCAAAAAACATGGCCGCTTTAACCACTCATTTTGAAGTTCCCACCAGCTTGGTGGCCTTTTTGGAAAAGCAATATGGATTGGAAACACCTAAAGATGTCGCCTGGAGAGGATATGTTTTGGATACGGCGCAGTCATTCCAATCGAACATCAAGCATGCTCTAATGCGTAACAAATACCAGTTTAGAGACTATTTTAATGGGGAATATTTCATTTCTGATGATGCTGCCTATATCATTTCTGACAATCTGAATATAGACCCCATAAATGATCCTTCGGTACTAAAAAGGCTGGAATCTGAATTTCAGCAGTACAAAAACGAGGATAGCTATGTCATGAAAAACAACGCCATTATTCCTTAA
- a CDS encoding YaiO family outer membrane beta-barrel protein, with amino-acid sequence MKYSKLFIVIFMVLVTHHVDAQTSFNPDKKFLEARDLALNGQRDEAIELGLQIVEKYPGYSDVWILLGRVNAWEGRYDSASVYFEKAIEQSPDYEDAYNGYLDNLFWGEQYDKAESVLERAEKEFGPNTSSALTYRKSRLYYYREEYEEALDIAEDLYAKKADIDGLLSYISNLKRYTRNSAVGMTVDYDSFQGEISPWQTYALYARTRLGFMGSVIARATHSHRFDSNGTQYEIDAYPSLGKNSYAYVNVGFSNASFFPDYRFGTSIYWSLPKAFEFDIGYRHLKFSEITHILTASVGKYTGNWWLNLRANHVPSSSGGSISGNIQARYYFKGAEDYLMVQFSTGVSPDEEDRDLQSQLLDSYRGRVGYQQLWTPRWMGYAFLGYSYDELSPGNYRPNLNISVGTEFRF; translated from the coding sequence ATGAAATATAGCAAGTTATTCATAGTGATTTTCATGGTTTTAGTGACTCATCATGTCGACGCGCAGACATCTTTTAATCCAGATAAAAAATTTCTGGAAGCGAGGGATTTGGCCCTTAATGGCCAAAGGGATGAAGCCATTGAATTAGGGTTACAGATAGTGGAGAAGTATCCAGGATACAGTGATGTTTGGATCCTATTGGGCAGGGTAAATGCTTGGGAGGGAAGGTATGACTCGGCTTCCGTTTATTTCGAAAAGGCCATAGAACAAAGTCCAGATTATGAAGATGCCTACAATGGGTATTTGGATAATCTTTTTTGGGGCGAGCAATATGACAAAGCGGAATCCGTCTTAGAAAGAGCAGAAAAAGAATTTGGCCCGAATACCTCTTCAGCTTTGACCTATCGAAAGTCACGGCTGTATTATTACAGGGAGGAATATGAAGAAGCGCTGGATATCGCCGAGGACCTGTATGCCAAAAAAGCGGATATTGATGGACTGTTATCCTATATCAGCAATTTAAAACGGTATACGAGAAACAGTGCCGTGGGAATGACCGTGGATTATGACAGCTTTCAGGGAGAAATTTCCCCATGGCAGACCTATGCACTTTATGCAAGGACGCGGTTGGGATTTATGGGAAGTGTGATTGCCAGGGCCACCCATTCACACCGCTTTGATTCGAATGGCACCCAGTATGAAATTGATGCGTATCCTAGTTTAGGAAAAAACTCTTATGCCTATGTGAATGTGGGTTTCAGCAATGCCTCTTTCTTTCCCGATTATCGATTTGGGACATCTATTTATTGGAGTTTGCCGAAGGCTTTTGAGTTTGACATTGGCTACAGGCATTTGAAATTTTCTGAAATCACCCATATCCTGACGGCTTCGGTAGGGAAATACACGGGTAACTGGTGGCTTAATTTGAGGGCAAATCATGTCCCTTCCAGCTCAGGTGGCTCAATCAGTGGAAATATCCAAGCCAGGTACTATTTTAAGGGAGCAGAGGATTACCTTATGGTGCAGTTTAGTACAGGGGTGAGCCCAGATGAAGAGGACAGGGATCTCCAATCCCAGCTTTTGGACTCCTATAGGGGCAGAGTAGGCTATCAACAATTATGGACCCCCAGGTGGATGGGCTATGCCTTCCTTGGCTATTCTTACGATGAACTTAGTCCAGGAAATTACCGTCCCAATCTAAACATCTCTGTTGGTACTGAATTTAGATTTTAA
- a CDS encoding glycosyltransferase family 2 protein: protein MYSLLFDILIDLFGIFFLLYGFAVIVIYMTITTLSGLELREQFKKNKFVDYKDVITTPMAPGVSILAPAYNEGKSLVQNVRSLLSLHFSKYEVIIINDGSKDNSIEVLVENFDLKKTDFAFEKTIDTQPIKAVYKSENPSFSKLIVIDKVNGGKADALNAGINVANQELIACIDVDCILAPDSIIRMLRPFLEETHKKVIAVGGGIGIANNCDIKDGTVVKYRVPRTLLGRFQVIEYFRSFLLGRMAWSRVNGLLLISGAFGFFDKELVKKVGGYFPPTVGEDMELVVRMRRYMEEQKLPYKVAFISDPLCWTEVPETEEVLSKQRNRWMRGTIETLQLHRKMQFNWNYGFTGMVSFPFWTIFEKNAPIIEFLGVIYTFILIFLGEFSAVYFISLFVLIYFFSVMLSSFSILFEELFFKKYGRKGELRKLIVTVLKEPFFVHPKLMFWCLKGHWNFIKGIGGWGEMVRAGFKNTKESRQN, encoded by the coding sequence ATGTATAGTTTATTGTTTGATATACTGATCGACTTGTTTGGCATTTTCTTTTTGTTGTACGGATTTGCCGTCATCGTCATCTATATGACCATTACGACTTTGTCCGGGCTGGAATTGCGCGAACAGTTTAAGAAAAACAAATTTGTGGATTATAAAGATGTCATCACGACTCCAATGGCTCCTGGCGTGTCCATATTGGCTCCGGCATATAATGAAGGAAAGAGCCTGGTTCAGAATGTCAGAAGCTTGCTTTCACTTCATTTCAGCAAATATGAAGTAATCATCATCAACGATGGAAGTAAAGACAACTCCATTGAAGTATTGGTCGAAAATTTCGATTTAAAGAAGACAGACTTTGCCTTTGAAAAGACCATCGATACACAGCCCATAAAAGCCGTTTATAAATCGGAGAACCCTTCTTTCAGTAAATTGATCGTAATTGATAAAGTAAATGGAGGCAAGGCCGATGCTTTAAATGCAGGAATCAATGTCGCTAACCAAGAGCTAATCGCCTGTATTGACGTAGACTGCATACTAGCTCCTGATTCGATCATTAGGATGCTTAGGCCATTTTTGGAAGAAACCCATAAGAAGGTCATTGCGGTGGGCGGAGGAATCGGAATAGCCAATAATTGTGATATCAAAGATGGAACGGTGGTAAAATACCGCGTTCCTAGAACCTTGCTAGGCAGGTTTCAGGTGATTGAGTATTTCAGGAGTTTCCTTTTGGGACGAATGGCCTGGTCTCGTGTAAATGGACTTTTGCTGATTTCAGGGGCATTTGGCTTTTTTGACAAGGAACTGGTTAAAAAAGTAGGGGGGTATTTTCCGCCTACGGTCGGTGAAGACATGGAATTGGTCGTGCGGATGCGGAGATACATGGAAGAGCAAAAATTGCCCTATAAAGTAGCATTCATATCCGATCCGCTATGCTGGACGGAAGTGCCTGAGACCGAGGAAGTCTTATCCAAACAACGAAATAGGTGGATGAGGGGAACGATCGAAACCCTCCAACTTCATAGGAAAATGCAATTCAATTGGAATTATGGGTTTACCGGGATGGTGAGTTTTCCCTTTTGGACCATATTTGAAAAAAATGCTCCTATAATTGAGTTTCTAGGAGTCATTTACACCTTTATACTCATCTTTTTGGGGGAATTCAGCGCAGTTTATTTCATTAGCCTCTTTGTGCTGATTTACTTCTTTTCTGTAATGCTATCATCTTTCAGTATTTTGTTTGAAGAGCTTTTTTTCAAGAAGTATGGGCGTAAAGGGGAATTGCGAAAGCTGATTGTAACGGTCCTCAAAGAACCATTTTTCGTCCATCCTAAACTAATGTTTTGGTGCTTAAAAGGGCACTGGAATTTCATTAAAGGCATTGGTGGCTGGGGTGAAATGGTCCGAGCTGGTTTTAAAAATACAAAAGAATCAAGGCAAAATTAG
- a CDS encoding response regulator transcription factor: MKDILVIEDDQLILKMVEFRLKKEGFNVCIAEDGNKGVEALEASQPDLIITDIMVPYKSGIEIIEYAKNKYPECPIIVLSALGDEEGTVMEAFNMGVADFVPKPFNPNELAIRVKRLIN; the protein is encoded by the coding sequence ATGAAGGATATTTTAGTAATAGAAGATGACCAATTGATTCTAAAAATGGTTGAATTTCGACTAAAGAAAGAAGGATTTAACGTATGCATAGCAGAGGATGGTAACAAAGGAGTAGAGGCTTTAGAGGCATCCCAACCTGATTTGATCATAACGGACATTATGGTTCCGTATAAAAGTGGTATCGAAATTATCGAATACGCTAAAAACAAATACCCTGAATGTCCCATCATCGTGCTCAGTGCACTAGGGGATGAAGAGGGAACTGTGATGGAAGCCTTTAACATGGGGGTGGCTGATTTTGTTCCCAAGCCGTTTAATCCAAACGAGCTAGCGATACGTGTCAAAAGATTAATTAACTGA
- a CDS encoding amidohydrolase family protein: MIKRLTTLMLLVVMICFLDTPLAIGQSDQTGQRRVTGTYVITNATVITQPGKWLTSTSIVIKDGLITDIGQNVTIPVEAKTISGDSLFVYAGFIDLGSEAGVKRPEEAEKPEHYDPSNPPNEVAGITPERSVLDYWDVSDGSIAEWRKAGFTIAQLLPKGEMLPGKTALVVFGDTKSTNVLQESTGLFAQFETVRGVYPGTTLGLMAKYRELYKNAELKNQHAKLFTSNGNGISRPEKDKSLEAFYPVINKQVPVVFEANEELEIRRVLKLQEELGFDLVLMDLEEGSNLSSELLAANAHVALSLSLPDDKAKEADLEEATEEAKEAHKRVVEEYDVALSQAGKFEEAGVKFGISTNQVKKDEVLKNLRLMIDNGLSEEGALAALTTHPAAILGISSFAGTIEQGKLANLVLTTDSLFSEESKINYVMADGYLYEYDISKSNKVAGDPTDLVGEWKYTAETPGGTSAGEIRFKESSGNLAGEIDVDDPNGGGTVTRPLENISFDGKKLSFTFSIQVQGQKLTVQSKGKVEGDDFNGTISIRDMGEFSLTAKKTPDFKF, translated from the coding sequence ATGATTAAAAGATTGACCACTTTAATGTTATTGGTGGTGATGATTTGTTTTCTGGATACTCCATTGGCCATTGGCCAGAGCGACCAGACAGGACAAAGAAGAGTGACCGGCACCTATGTCATCACGAATGCCACCGTAATCACCCAGCCAGGAAAATGGCTCACATCAACCAGTATTGTGATCAAAGATGGTCTGATCACTGACATTGGCCAAAATGTCACTATTCCCGTTGAGGCGAAGACCATCTCAGGAGACTCGTTGTTTGTTTATGCCGGGTTTATTGACTTAGGAAGTGAAGCTGGAGTAAAAAGACCAGAAGAAGCCGAAAAGCCAGAACACTATGATCCGTCAAATCCCCCCAACGAGGTCGCGGGGATTACTCCTGAACGTTCCGTTTTGGACTATTGGGATGTGTCTGATGGTAGCATTGCTGAATGGCGGAAGGCGGGTTTTACCATTGCCCAACTGCTTCCAAAAGGTGAAATGCTGCCTGGAAAAACCGCTTTGGTGGTATTTGGCGATACAAAATCTACCAATGTATTGCAGGAATCCACAGGCCTATTTGCCCAATTTGAGACCGTTAGAGGTGTCTACCCCGGTACCACACTCGGACTCATGGCCAAGTACAGGGAATTATATAAAAATGCTGAACTGAAAAACCAACATGCCAAATTGTTCACCAGCAACGGTAATGGCATTAGCAGACCAGAAAAAGACAAAAGCCTGGAAGCCTTTTATCCGGTAATCAACAAACAGGTTCCTGTGGTCTTTGAAGCCAATGAGGAACTGGAAATTCGAAGGGTGCTTAAGTTACAGGAAGAACTAGGTTTTGATTTGGTCTTGATGGACCTTGAAGAAGGCTCCAACCTAAGTTCGGAATTGTTGGCAGCAAATGCTCACGTGGCGCTTTCCCTGTCCCTTCCTGACGACAAAGCCAAAGAAGCTGACTTAGAGGAGGCCACCGAAGAAGCTAAAGAAGCTCATAAGCGTGTAGTGGAAGAGTACGATGTGGCCTTGTCCCAGGCCGGAAAATTTGAAGAAGCGGGCGTAAAATTTGGCATTTCCACCAATCAGGTGAAAAAGGATGAAGTGTTAAAGAACCTTCGTCTCATGATCGATAATGGCCTTTCAGAAGAAGGTGCCTTGGCGGCGCTGACCACCCATCCTGCTGCTATCCTAGGAATTAGCAGTTTTGCCGGTACGATTGAGCAAGGGAAGTTGGCCAACTTGGTGTTGACTACCGATAGCCTCTTTTCGGAGGAAAGCAAAATCAATTACGTCATGGCCGACGGATATTTATATGAATATGATATTTCCAAATCCAATAAAGTCGCTGGTGACCCAACTGATTTGGTGGGGGAATGGAAATATACAGCTGAAACTCCAGGGGGTACTTCTGCTGGTGAAATTAGGTTTAAGGAAAGTTCAGGTAACCTAGCCGGGGAAATTGATGTCGATGACCCCAACGGAGGCGGTACCGTAACAAGGCCCTTGGAAAACATCAGTTTTGATGGCAAAAAGCTGAGCTTCACGTTTTCGATCCAAGTGCAGGGACAAAAGCTCACTGTTCAGTCCAAAGGGAAAGTGGAAGGAGATGACTTCAATGGAACCATCAGTATCCGAGACATGGGCGAGTTTTCGCTTACGGCTAAAAAAACACCTGATTTCAAATTCTAA
- a CDS encoding amidohydrolase family protein has translation MRKLTYIICSLCLIATQHLGAQTPKGNVLIKNATVLTVTQGTLENTDVWVQDGIIKKVGQDLSASKDAETIDATGKFLMPGIIDAHSHLALDVVNEATAPITAEVAIADVINPFDVGIYRALAGGTTIAHGLHGSANAIGGQSITMKYRYGTRNPSDLIMKEAPRTIKFALGENPTRVHGQGKNIQPRTRMGVEAIIRNGFNEALQYEKKWEAYNQAKGQKNSKAVPPAYNLRLQTLADILNGEIIIHCHSYRADEIYMLINVCRDFGVDKLVFTHVNEGFKVAPELAKYTMGASVFSDWWAYKFEVYYSTAYNAAILTENGVITSINSDSDELIRHLYHEAAKTQRYGGLSDEQALALITINPAKQLGIDEYVGSIEEGKQGDLVIFDHHPLSVYAVPQMTFVDGIKQFDINEDKDDQRLKVSPTERVEPVYLQVEEESCMHGVELFTEGTVLHHSY, from the coding sequence ATGAGGAAATTAACATATATCATTTGTTCGCTATGCTTGATAGCGACGCAGCACTTGGGAGCCCAAACACCAAAGGGCAATGTATTGATCAAAAATGCCACAGTCTTGACGGTGACCCAAGGGACATTGGAAAATACAGACGTATGGGTGCAAGACGGCATCATCAAGAAAGTGGGCCAAGACCTCTCTGCTTCCAAAGACGCAGAAACCATCGATGCCACCGGTAAATTTTTGATGCCCGGCATTATCGATGCACACTCCCACTTGGCCTTGGATGTGGTCAATGAAGCCACCGCACCGATTACCGCAGAAGTGGCCATCGCCGATGTCATCAATCCATTTGATGTGGGCATCTACAGGGCACTTGCTGGCGGAACCACCATTGCCCACGGCCTTCATGGGTCTGCCAATGCTATCGGCGGTCAAAGCATCACGATGAAGTACCGCTATGGTACCCGCAATCCGTCTGACCTGATCATGAAAGAAGCACCACGAACCATCAAGTTTGCTTTAGGTGAAAATCCGACAAGGGTTCATGGGCAAGGCAAGAACATCCAGCCACGCACCAGAATGGGCGTGGAAGCCATTATCCGTAACGGTTTCAATGAAGCCTTACAGTATGAGAAAAAATGGGAAGCCTACAACCAGGCAAAAGGACAAAAGAACAGTAAAGCCGTTCCTCCAGCGTACAATCTTCGCCTACAAACCTTGGCGGACATTCTCAATGGAGAGATCATCATCCACTGTCACTCCTACCGTGCCGATGAAATCTACATGCTGATCAACGTATGTAGGGATTTTGGCGTGGACAAGCTGGTCTTTACCCATGTGAATGAAGGATTTAAAGTAGCTCCTGAGCTCGCCAAATATACCATGGGAGCTTCAGTCTTCAGTGATTGGTGGGCTTATAAGTTTGAAGTTTATTATTCCACAGCTTACAATGCGGCCATCTTGACGGAAAATGGGGTAATCACTTCCATAAATTCTGACTCCGATGAACTTATCCGGCACTTGTACCATGAAGCAGCCAAAACCCAGCGATACGGGGGATTGTCAGATGAGCAAGCATTGGCCCTGATTACCATTAATCCTGCCAAGCAACTGGGAATCGATGAATATGTAGGCTCTATAGAGGAAGGAAAGCAAGGGGATTTGGTGATTTTTGATCATCATCCCTTATCTGTTTATGCTGTTCCACAAATGACTTTTGTGGACGGTATCAAGCAATTTGACATCAATGAAGATAAAGATGACCAGCGGCTAAAAGTAAGCCCTACTGAAAGGGTAGAGCCCGTATACCTCCAGGTAGAAGAAGAGAGCTGTATGCACGGTGTTGAGCTGTTTACCGAAGGGACGGTTTTGCACCACTCGTACTAA
- a CDS encoding amidohydrolase family protein yields MKKFNLTIYFLLLLLFPVCSYGQIEGEVLKPQNGKFLLKGGTVVTVTNGIMENTSVLLEDGKIKAIGTGIDAGDATVIDCTDHYVYPGMIDSGTRLGLVEVGSLAETQDYAEIGNVTPNMQALTAINPNSVAIPVTRVSGVTTALSVPSGGLFPGTAALINLNGYTPDQMYTGFKGIPMNFPTSARRGRWDRRSDEEIEKDAREALKNINEIWERATTYMKLEDADASLTYYPEMEQLAKAVRGDLPLLIEVNKAEDILKALEWIKEKEVKKAVLTGVSEGFRVAEKIADAGIAVITGPVLALPSRSSDRYDAAYSNPGKMHKAGVKVAIRTSDTENVRNLPFNAGFAAAYGMGKEEALKAITIVPAEIFGVDDHLGSIEEGKSATVFVADGDPFETKTQIKHVFIDGYKIPMTSRHIRLYQEFLERNPGLEK; encoded by the coding sequence ATGAAGAAATTTAATTTAACCATATATTTCCTTTTGCTGCTGTTATTTCCTGTGTGCAGCTATGGACAGATCGAGGGAGAAGTATTAAAACCGCAAAACGGAAAATTTTTACTTAAGGGCGGCACTGTGGTCACCGTTACGAACGGTATCATGGAAAACACCAGTGTTTTACTGGAAGATGGAAAGATCAAAGCCATTGGTACGGGAATAGATGCGGGAGATGCCACCGTTATCGATTGCACTGATCACTATGTGTATCCAGGAATGATTGATAGCGGGACACGATTGGGCTTGGTAGAAGTAGGTTCCTTGGCCGAAACCCAAGATTATGCTGAAATTGGCAATGTCACTCCGAATATGCAAGCCTTAACGGCCATCAATCCTAATTCAGTAGCCATTCCTGTTACGCGGGTAAGTGGCGTCACCACCGCCCTTTCTGTACCTTCCGGTGGACTGTTTCCTGGGACGGCCGCCTTGATCAACCTAAATGGCTATACGCCCGATCAAATGTATACTGGATTCAAAGGGATTCCGATGAATTTCCCTACTTCTGCCAGAAGAGGACGGTGGGATCGTCGATCCGACGAAGAAATTGAAAAAGATGCCAGGGAAGCCCTGAAGAACATCAACGAGATTTGGGAAAGGGCCACCACTTACATGAAACTCGAAGATGCGGATGCTTCTTTGACCTATTATCCAGAAATGGAACAATTGGCCAAAGCGGTGCGAGGAGATTTGCCGTTATTGATTGAAGTCAATAAAGCAGAAGATATCCTGAAAGCCCTTGAATGGATCAAAGAAAAAGAAGTCAAAAAAGCAGTGTTGACGGGTGTATCAGAAGGATTCAGAGTGGCCGAAAAGATTGCTGATGCTGGAATCGCGGTGATTACAGGACCGGTATTGGCATTACCTTCCCGGTCTTCTGACCGCTATGATGCAGCTTACAGCAACCCCGGTAAAATGCACAAAGCCGGTGTAAAAGTAGCCATCAGGACATCTGACACCGAAAATGTACGGAATCTGCCCTTCAATGCAGGTTTTGCAGCAGCCTATGGCATGGGCAAGGAAGAAGCTTTAAAGGCCATTACAATAGTACCAGCTGAAATTTTCGGAGTAGATGACCACCTTGGAAGCATCGAAGAAGGAAAAAGTGCGACGGTATTTGTAGCGGACGGAGATCCTTTCGAAACCAAAACCCAGATCAAGCATGTCTTTATCGATGGATACAAAATTCCAATGACAAGTAGGCATATACGGCTTTATCAGGAATTTTTGGAAAGAAACCCAGGCTTAGAAAAATAA
- a CDS encoding C40 family peptidase: MKYINTLRISGFLLLIGLMVGCQPGEDKTTDVSPLINQIKEGFAPDKRVALFDIEYEQDTLKGQTNLPDALDELTKKMDSAGISYTNSVQLLPEASLEGKTYGVVTISVANIRSAPKHSAELATQATMGTPLNVLKKDGSWYLVQTPDQYISWVDAAGIEVMDKKAFDQWENSPKVVFTGLLGYVYESEDKSMMVSDLTAGNLLRQVAEDQNHYQVALPDGRQGFLDKNLAMPFDEWITSRSLSDQNLISTAKNMMGVPYLWGGTSIKGVDCSGFTKTVYFLNGQVIPRDASQQVHEGELVDTEKNWDKLEVGDLLFFGRKATGDRPERIVHVGMWIGNDSFIHSRGRVRISSFDPDSPNYDEYELGRYLRTKRIRQVPSEHIIEVSKAMN; the protein is encoded by the coding sequence ATGAAATACATCAATACATTGAGGATATCCGGGTTTCTATTGCTTATCGGTCTAATGGTAGGTTGCCAGCCTGGCGAAGATAAAACGACGGATGTATCACCACTCATCAATCAAATCAAGGAAGGTTTTGCACCAGACAAGCGCGTTGCGCTGTTTGATATTGAATATGAGCAAGACACCCTGAAAGGGCAAACCAATTTGCCAGATGCGTTGGATGAATTGACCAAAAAGATGGACAGTGCCGGTATTTCTTATACCAATTCCGTCCAACTCCTTCCTGAAGCTTCACTTGAAGGCAAGACCTACGGTGTGGTAACCATCTCGGTAGCCAATATCAGAAGTGCTCCCAAACATTCTGCTGAATTGGCTACTCAAGCTACCATGGGCACTCCCCTAAATGTGCTGAAAAAAGACGGCAGTTGGTACCTGGTACAGACACCAGACCAGTATATCTCTTGGGTGGATGCTGCAGGAATCGAAGTGATGGACAAAAAGGCATTTGACCAATGGGAAAACAGTCCGAAGGTGGTTTTTACGGGACTTCTGGGATATGTTTATGAAAGTGAGGATAAATCCATGATGGTTTCTGATTTGACTGCTGGCAACTTATTACGACAGGTGGCAGAAGATCAAAACCATTATCAAGTGGCTTTGCCGGATGGTCGACAAGGTTTTTTGGATAAGAATTTGGCCATGCCGTTTGACGAATGGATCACCAGCCGTTCCCTTAGTGACCAGAACTTGATCAGTACTGCCAAGAATATGATGGGAGTCCCTTACCTCTGGGGAGGAACATCCATCAAAGGGGTGGATTGTAGCGGATTTACCAAGACCGTTTATTTTCTTAATGGCCAAGTGATCCCAAGAGATGCTTCGCAGCAAGTTCATGAAGGTGAGTTGGTGGATACGGAGAAAAACTGGGATAAATTGGAAGTGGGTGATTTGCTCTTTTTCGGAAGAAAAGCCACTGGAGATCGGCCAGAGCGGATTGTTCATGTTGGCATGTGGATAGGAAATGATTCGTTTATCCATTCCAGAGGAAGGGTGCGCATCAGTAGTTTCGATCCTGACAGCCCCAATTATGATGAATATGAGTTGGGGCGGTACCTGAGAACTAAACGCATCCGACAAGTGCCCAGTGAACATATCATAGAAGTATCCAAAGCGATGAATTAA